The following nucleotide sequence is from Tenuifilum sp. 4138str.
TCGATTGGCTAATATACTCCTACAACAACTATCCTGAAAAAGATAAGTTCTTCAATAACTTCTTCAACCTGCTTGCCGGAACTAGCGTGCTGCGCCAGCAAATAGAAAACGGGTTAACCCCTTCGGAAATTAGAGCCACCTGGCAGCCAGCGCTTGAGCAGTTCAAACTGCTCCGAAAAAAATACCTGCTTTACCCCGATTTTGAATAACTTTGACACCTGATTACTGTAAAAGAATGGCAAAGAAAAATACACACTATGTGGTTTGGGAAGGGTTAAAACCTGGCATTTATGGGAGTTGGGAGGAGTGCCAAAGGCAAATAAAGGGTTTTCCGGGTGCAAAGTATAAAGGATTTCCAAGCATGCTTGCCGCACAGCGTGCCTATGATATGGGTTACTTGGCATACAATAGCATGAACCCCGAGCAGGAAGCGCTGTTTAATGTTAACGAGAATACCCCTAAACCAATATACCCCTCATTGGCTGTTGATGCAGCCTGGAATACTGCAACTCTTGAGATGGAATACCAAGGGGTAGATTGCCAAACCGGCAAGCTGATTTTCCATCAAGGACCTTTCCCCGACGCTACCAATAACATAGGCGAGTTCCTTGCCATTGTTCATGGGTTAGCGCATCTGAAAAAGTTGAATAGCGAAATACCCATTTACACCGACTCCATGACTGCCATAAGTTGGGTTAGGGCAAAGAAAGCACGTACCAAACTTATTCAAACGGAAAGGAATA
It contains:
- a CDS encoding ribonuclease H1 domain-containing protein codes for the protein MAKKNTHYVVWEGLKPGIYGSWEECQRQIKGFPGAKYKGFPSMLAAQRAYDMGYLAYNSMNPEQEALFNVNENTPKPIYPSLAVDAAWNTATLEMEYQGVDCQTGKLIFHQGPFPDATNNIGEFLAIVHGLAHLKKLNSEIPIYTDSMTAISWVRAKKARTKLIQTERNKNLFELLERAEKWLRENTWKNPLLKWETQYWGEIPADFGRK